The Nostoc sp. 'Lobaria pulmonaria (5183) cyanobiont' DNA window GAAGTTAGCTGACGGGCTAGGGCTGAGAGATGCCCTTCTGAAAAAAGTTATCAGTTATGAGTTGAATATTTACTAAAGTAACTTCTAACTCCTGACTTTCTCTGAGATACGCCCCACAATTTGGTTCCTCCGCTCCAACATCACGTACTGTGATCTGTTGGATTAGGCTGACTTCCTCTAAGTAAATACTAAGTTATGTAGATTATAACATTGATATACATAATCTAACATAGATACTTCAGTGACAATATCTCTATTCTGATAGTTGTTGTTTATTTTGTTACTTTAATCAACTGCCTGACCTAACTTTTCATTAATCCAGAAAATTGCTCATTTTGGTTAGCTTGTGAATCAAATCCTTGTAAAGTGAGCTAAATAATTTTGTTAAGTCCAGTCACAAGGCTGTTAACTGCTAGACTTAAATTGAGAAATTTAAGATACATATTATACTTTGTAGTTTTTGTGTACGGATATGAATCTAATCAACAACAGAATCTGTAAAATCTATTTCTTTTGGTAGGTGAAAGATATTACTAATTTTGGTAAGGCACCACTCTAGTAGCTAAACTATTTGGATATGGAAGTTTACTCATCTATCTCCTAGCTGAATTTAACATAATGGATTTTAGTCAACTACTGGCTGAAAAAATGGACACCATCCTTGATAAATGGATTTTAGCAGTTCGCAAGGATAGACGAATTGAAAGTGCTGATGACCTATCTTATACAGCGGTCAAGGATCACATTCCTGATGTTTTGAAAGCGATGGTGACAGTGCTTTCAAAATCTCAGGAGAATGATATTCAGTCAATGGTTACTGCCAGTTTTCAGCATGGAGCGATTCGAGCCGAACAAGGTTTTGATCCAGCAGAAATTGCCAGAGAATATCATCTGCTGCGAACAGTAATATTTGATGCTCTACAACCAGATTTCTTAAAGGGAGTCCCGTCAGAGATAATTCGTTCCATGCGTTTGATTGACGCTATTATAGACGAAGCGATCGCTCGATGTTTCAAGAGTTATGTTGAGGAACGCTTACGGGAATTACAGAAGTTGCAAGCATCACTAACGCTCCATAATGATGAACTCACGCGGTTAATTAGCGCCAATCAAGAATATCTTTCCCAACTAGCCCACGAATTGAAACATCCTCTAACTTCGATTATTGGTTATTCGGATCTGTTTTTACGCCAACAACGACGAAAGACTGATATCAAAGACAACTTTACCAATTTAGAACATATTGAGCGGGTACTACGCAATGGTAGACAGTTACTCCATCTGATCAATGATGTACTAGAACTTTCGCGCTATGAGGCAGGGCAGATTAAACTCCAATTAGCACCTACCGATGTGCGTGCATTAATCGATAACGTATGTGAAATGTTAGAACCTTTAGCTGTGGGAAAAAATTTACAAATCGTAGTTGATTGCGATCGCATTCCCGAAAAATTAATTACAGATTCTTTTCAGTTACAACAAATTATTACAAATCTTATTAGTAATGCGATTCGTTATACAGAGTTGGGAACTGTGATTATCATGTGTCAGGTGTTGGAGAACCAGAGATGGGCGATCGCAGTTTCTGACACTGGAGTTGGCATTGCGCCCGAAAACCAAGCCCAGATATTTGAACCCTACTTTCGCGTAAGTTATAGCGATCGTCCCTATCTTCCTGATAGTACAGGATTGGGATTAGCGATCGTCTCGCGGTTGGTAAAACTATTGCAAGGTCAAATGAATCTAGCCTCGCAGGTAGGCGTTGGTTCTACTTTCACCATAATTTTTGCTTTAGAAGTTGAGTTTTAAAAGTATTGGGCGATTGGAAGTCGCGGCTACACAAGCAAAGTCCACCTCCGTAGACTAAGAATTAAGAGAAAAATCAAGGGTTTAATATCAATACAGTTTAGTTAAACATTTCTTCCTTCTCTTTGCGTCCTTTGCGTCCTTTGCGGTTCGTTAAAAAAATTGACTTTGACAAAGAGTTTTAGCCTTAACTGAACCGTATTGGGGTTTAATAACCTGTGAAGGCAGGTAAAGTCTCCTATAGCCACGATTTCCAATCGCCACCTGTCTACTTATATCGCTTGAACAGCTTTCGCTCTAGGTAAAGTCTCGTGTAGCCGCGATTTATCGCCACAGCTAGCTTAGGGATGATAGACACCATCCCCATTTTTTATTTTTCTATTTCATCTACAGCTTTGGGAACCCCCGCAGTTAACACCTCATGTCCTCCAGGTGTAACTAATACATCATCCTCAATCCGAATGCCAATGCCAACCCATCGCGGATCGGTCTGTGGCTGGTCTTCTGCTAGTTTGGTATCCGGCACAATATATAGTCCCGGTTCCACTGTCAAAATTTGACCTGGTTGTAAAATTTGAGGTTTGTCTTCACCATGCTGATAAACACCGACATCATGGACATCTAAACCTAACCAATGACTGGTGCGGTGCATATAATATGGTTTATATTTTTCTTCTTCAATTAACTTATCAATTTCACCCTTGAGAATACCAAGTTCGACTAAACCTTCTGTAAGAACGCGCACTGCTGTATCATGAACTAATTTGAAGGGATTACCTGGTTGGATTTGAGCGATCGCTTGTTTTTGCGCCTCCAAAACAATCTCATACAGCATCTTTTGTTCTGGCGTAAACTTACCCCCTACAGGAAATGTCCGCGTAATATCGGAGTTGTAATAACCGTAAGCACAACCGGCATCAATTAGTAGTAATTCTCCATCCTGCATTTGACGATTATTTTCAATGTAGTGGAGTACGCAAGCATTTACACCAGAAGCCACAATCGAAGGATAAGCAGGCCCTAAGCCACCCCGCACTCGAAAGATGCGTTCCATCTCCGCCTGGATTTCGTACTCATAACGTCCCGGTGCGGCGATTTCTTGGGCGTAATTGTGTGCTTCAGTTGCGATCGCAGCTGCTTGACGCATCAATTCCAACTCAGCTTCGCTTTTGATCAATCTCATGCTGTTGAGGACAGGGCCAGTATCTTCAATAGCGATCGGCCCAGTACCGCGCTTCGGATAAGTCCGCAGTAAACTTTGGTAATGTCTCAGGATTTGATCGTTAAAAGTGCGATCGCGTCCTAAGTGATAGTAAATCCGGCTAGCTTTTTCTAAATACTGTGGCAACTTTTCATCTAACTCGCTAATGGGGTACGCTTCATCAGCACCATAAATTTCTTTTGCTGCATCTACCCCACAAAGATAACCAGTCCATACTTCCTTTTCGCGATCCTTTGGTTGGACAAACAGCACAAACCGATGTTCTGAATGATGCGGCGCTAACACTGCTACTGCTTGTGGTTCATTCAAACCAGTTAAGTAAAAAAAATCACTGTCTTGACGATAAACATACTCAACATCATTGTGCATTACTGCCATTGGCGCACTGCGAAAAATGGCTGTCCCATCACCAATTTTTGCCATTAACTGCTCGCGACGCTGCCGATATTCTGCTTGCATAGTTGATGTACTTTTAAAAGTATTGTATTCTTTGACACTTTTGGCAACTAGCAGATGCACAGATTATGCCTCTTAATAGTTGCTAATCTAAGTTATTCTAACCAATATTTGTTTCCACTCAAGTTATAAATCATTGGAGAATAATCAATTATCTCGAAACACTTAGATTTTATAGTTTTTAAACAACTCGGAAATCTTGTTGTTATCAAATAATTTAGAATATTCATGAAATAATTTATAACCGTTTATTTTATCTAATTTTTGGTATTTAATAAATCTCACAACACACAGTAAAAAATATGTCTACTCAACCCATAATAAAAAAAGCGATCGCTTATGTAACCAAGAAAGATGAATTAATGGTGTTTACACATACTGATTTTCCTGAAGCTGGCGTGCAAGTACCTGCTGGTACAGTTGAAGAAAGTGAGGAGCCATCTGAAGCTGTACTGCGAGAAATTTATGAAGAATCTGGTGTTAAGGGAGTTCGGATGATTGAGTTATTGGGTATTTATCAATACAATATGACTCCCTATCGGAATGAAATTCAAGAACGTTATGTTTATCATCTCGAATTAACTCAGCCTACATTATCTACTTGGCGGCATTGGGAAATACATCCAAATACCAGCAAAAACCCTATATCTTTTGATTTTTATTGGGTTAGATTGGATGGCTCAGATTTAGGTCTAGCTGGTGGTCAAGGTTATTTTTTATCTAAGCTTGTTCACAAAATAAAAAATATTCAGGATTCAGCTAATACTTAAGAAAGCGCCAAGAAAATAAAAGTAAGATTATACAAATTATTAGGAATAATGTAGCGATCGCTTCTATCTTACAGCATATTTCAAGTAAATGAAGTACACGGGTAAGGGCACAACATGTTCCCTGCGATTATCTGTACCTCACTAAATTGCAATCTGCTGTAAGTAAGTCTGTATAGTTAAATATAAAATAAAATTCTAGTTCGTAGTTAGAAATTTATCGCTCAAAACACGGATTATCAGAACTATCTAAGTTTATAAAAAGGTTAGTGTGGATATTTTTATCTGACTGATTAACAGTTCAACATCCAAAGAAATTTTTGATACAAATTTTAAATATCAAAGAAAATAGATAAAATCATCATTTTTTCTAGATAAAGGATTGTATATAAATTACAAAAGATATTTTTTAATTGCTTATCTAGAACTTGAAATTTTTACAGAAATAGTTTAAACCAAACAGATATTTATATTCAAGGAGTGAAATTAATAAAGAAAAAATAGTTATGAAGAAAAATTGAAACTCTGGTAAATGTTATTTCGTTACAGAAAGAGATTGGCAAAAAAAGTTAAAAGAATATAACAACCAATCATAAAAATAAACCATGTCTGGAAATCAAAATTCCTCACCTTTAGCTTTGAATACATCTCGATTATTATCAGATTCTTTTGCAAAATCAGAAATCTTGACAACTTCTCTTAAGAGTTTAAATTATGATTTTGGGTTTGGAAGTAAGAGTTCTTCACTAGCACTAGAAAGTGAACCGGTGACTGCGCCTGTTAAAACATCAGCAAATCCCAATCCTAATCCTTACTTAACTAGTGCAGCGATTACTCCTGACTTTAACGGTGATGGCAAAACGGACAAAGTTTGGGCCAATTCTTCAACTGGCGAGATTATCATTCGATTGATGGATGGCACAAAAGTTTTGGAACAGGGTTCTCTAGGTCAATTTGACCTATCCGCCTATGATTACAAAATTGCTGACTTCAATGCTGATGGCAAAACCGACTTCTTGTTACGCAATAAGACAACCGGTGAGAATGCCATTGTGCTGATGGATGGTACCAAAGTTGCTAATTCGGCTGCTCTAACCAGTGTTGACCCAGCTTGGACTCCTCAGATTGGCGATTTCAATGGCGATCGCAAAACAGATATCTTCTGGCATAATAATCAAACGGGTGAGAACGCTATTTGGGAGATGGATGGTACAACAGTTCTGAATGCAACTGTTTTAGACACTACAGACGCAGCACTAACTCCTACCATTGTTGATTTCGACGGGAATGGCAAGAGTGATATTTTCTGGCGCAATCCGACAACTGGCGATAACGGCGCTTGGTTTATGGATGGTACGCAAAAGACTGAACTTTCACTGCAATCACAAGACGCCGCCTGGACTCCTACCCTTGGTGATTTTAACGGCGATTATAAGACTGATATTCTGTGGAGAAACCCTCAAACAGGTGAAAACAAGGTTTGGACGATGAATGGGATCTTAGTCACAGAGGGTGCTCTGAAGACACTTGACTCAGCCTGGACTTCTAAAATTGGCGATTTCAACGGCGATGGCAAGACCGATATTTTCTGGCACAATGGCAGCACAGGTGAGAACACCGCTTGGTTGATGGATGGTACAACAGTTGCTACTGAAGCTTTCTTACCGGCTAATAACGCGGCCTTGACACCATCGCTTGGCGATTTCAACGGCGATGGTAAGACCGACATCTACTGGCGCGATCAGACAGCCGGTGCAGACACCATTTGGACTATAGATGGAACGACAGCTGTTGATAACCCCATCAGCGACGCAGATAAGCTAACCGGAGAGTGGTATACGTTCTAAAGTTCAGAATTCAGAATTCAGAATTCAGAAGGTGGAGGTAGGAGTCATTATTATATCCCTGCTTCCCCTGCTTTTTTGCCAGTCTCCAATCCCTAGTCCCCTTTATTCAAAACTTGTAACTCAAAACCTGAATTTCTCCCTTTTCCGGCAATTTACCAGGATTAATGGAAATAGTATCTCCATTGCTACGCTGCACTGTCATCCCTTGCATCAAGGTCAGAAAATTATCCAGTGGCGAAAGATCGCACTTAGCAGCATCAGCGGCTTGTGTGCGGTAATGAGTCGGAATCACTAACTTGGGATTTAACACTTGAACAGCCTGCTTTGCTTCCTCAGCATTGTAGGCTTTTGCACTGCCTCCCACTGGAATCAATGCTACATCGGGACGCCCCATCAAGATTTTTTGTTCAATGGAAATGGGTGCAGCGGCTCCTCCTAAGTGTAGGATATTAATTCCGGCTTGCTTCCAACTCCAAGCGGTATTTGAGCCAAACTGCTTACCGCCTTTGCGATCGTGGTCTATGGCAATTCCTTGGAATTTAATACCTTTAAACTCATAAACTCCTGGTTCGTAAATGAGTTTTGCATTTCCCGATAGTACATCCACAGCACCTTCATCTAGCAGTTGGCTGCTAATCAGTACCAAATCTGCTGCAACTTTTGGGGGACGATACCCAGCTGTACAGCCGATTGAGCGAAATGGATTGACGAGAACTTTCGCACCACCACCAGTAAAAAGAAAGCAAGTATGACCCAACCACTGAACTGATAAA harbors:
- a CDS encoding sensor histidine kinase, whose translation is MDFSQLLAEKMDTILDKWILAVRKDRRIESADDLSYTAVKDHIPDVLKAMVTVLSKSQENDIQSMVTASFQHGAIRAEQGFDPAEIAREYHLLRTVIFDALQPDFLKGVPSEIIRSMRLIDAIIDEAIARCFKSYVEERLRELQKLQASLTLHNDELTRLISANQEYLSQLAHELKHPLTSIIGYSDLFLRQQRRKTDIKDNFTNLEHIERVLRNGRQLLHLINDVLELSRYEAGQIKLQLAPTDVRALIDNVCEMLEPLAVGKNLQIVVDCDRIPEKLITDSFQLQQIITNLISNAIRYTELGTVIIMCQVLENQRWAIAVSDTGVGIAPENQAQIFEPYFRVSYSDRPYLPDSTGLGLAIVSRLVKLLQGQMNLASQVGVGSTFTIIFALEVEF
- a CDS encoding aminopeptidase P N-terminal domain-containing protein — translated: MQAEYRQRREQLMAKIGDGTAIFRSAPMAVMHNDVEYVYRQDSDFFYLTGLNEPQAVAVLAPHHSEHRFVLFVQPKDREKEVWTGYLCGVDAAKEIYGADEAYPISELDEKLPQYLEKASRIYYHLGRDRTFNDQILRHYQSLLRTYPKRGTGPIAIEDTGPVLNSMRLIKSEAELELMRQAAAIATEAHNYAQEIAAPGRYEYEIQAEMERIFRVRGGLGPAYPSIVASGVNACVLHYIENNRQMQDGELLLIDAGCAYGYYNSDITRTFPVGGKFTPEQKMLYEIVLEAQKQAIAQIQPGNPFKLVHDTAVRVLTEGLVELGILKGEIDKLIEEEKYKPYYMHRTSHWLGLDVHDVGVYQHGEDKPQILQPGQILTVEPGLYIVPDTKLAEDQPQTDPRWVGIGIRIEDDVLVTPGGHEVLTAGVPKAVDEIEK
- a CDS encoding NUDIX hydrolase — encoded protein: MSTQPIIKKAIAYVTKKDELMVFTHTDFPEAGVQVPAGTVEESEEPSEAVLREIYEESGVKGVRMIELLGIYQYNMTPYRNEIQERYVYHLELTQPTLSTWRHWEIHPNTSKNPISFDFYWVRLDGSDLGLAGGQGYFLSKLVHKIKNIQDSANT
- a CDS encoding FG-GAP repeat domain-containing protein, with protein sequence MSGNQNSSPLALNTSRLLSDSFAKSEILTTSLKSLNYDFGFGSKSSSLALESEPVTAPVKTSANPNPNPYLTSAAITPDFNGDGKTDKVWANSSTGEIIIRLMDGTKVLEQGSLGQFDLSAYDYKIADFNADGKTDFLLRNKTTGENAIVLMDGTKVANSAALTSVDPAWTPQIGDFNGDRKTDIFWHNNQTGENAIWEMDGTTVLNATVLDTTDAALTPTIVDFDGNGKSDIFWRNPTTGDNGAWFMDGTQKTELSLQSQDAAWTPTLGDFNGDYKTDILWRNPQTGENKVWTMNGILVTEGALKTLDSAWTSKIGDFNGDGKTDIFWHNGSTGENTAWLMDGTTVATEAFLPANNAALTPSLGDFNGDGKTDIYWRDQTAGADTIWTIDGTTAVDNPISDADKLTGEWYTF
- a CDS encoding MBL fold metallo-hydrolase, translated to MKRRQLMGYAGAGLVTALVTTLGSESQADAQSSGLSVQWLGHTCFLFTGGGAKVLVNPFRSIGCTAGYRPPKVAADLVLISSQLLDEGAVDVLSGNAKLIYEPGVYEFKGIKFQGIAIDHDRKGGKQFGSNTAWSWKQAGINILHLGGAAAPISIEQKILMGRPDVALIPVGGSAKAYNAEEAKQAVQVLNPKLVIPTHYRTQAADAAKCDLSPLDNFLTLMQGMTVQRSNGDTISINPGKLPEKGEIQVLSYKF